The following is a genomic window from Bos taurus isolate L1 Dominette 01449 registration number 42190680 breed Hereford chromosome 11, ARS-UCD2.0, whole genome shotgun sequence.
GTTTTAATGCAGCAAGGCTTGCTAATCTTCCAGAGGAGGTTATTCAAAAGGgacatagaaaagcaagagaatttgagAAGATGACTCAGTCACTGCGGTTATTTCGGTAACTATAATTGGATATAACTTTACCACGCGGTTTCAAAAACAGTAAAGGGGTGGATGGTGCACTGTGAAAAATGCaaactaactttattttttttaattttaagggaGGTTTGTTTGGCTAGTGAAAGGTCTACTGTGGATGCTGATGCTGTCCATAAGTTGCTGACTTTGATTGAGGAATTATAGACTACATTGCAAGCTTTGAGTTCACTTTTGACAAAGGTGGTAAATTCAGACAACATTATgatctaataaactttattttttaaaaatgaccatttttccattttctttctaggAAATTAAACCCTTTTAATTCTTATCTACCTTCTACATAATGGTTATTGAATACTCCACAATATATTAAGTCTAGATGTTATGGTACATGCATACACTTTCAGGCTGTTTATACCCACTGTCACCAATACACATAAATGGAGGGGGGGGGGGCTATGAAACTGTATAGGGCTGTATATATACTTGTCTCAGCTTAATGCGGgaaattgttttaatttccagCAATTTGTCTAAACTGttcaaaaaaaaactatgaacagAGTTCAAATACAGGACTGTTTTGAAGAGACTTTCTAAAGTGTACTTTTAAAACATAGTAGTTTTTACCTTTCACAAAACTGAGTTACAAGAATACTTTTGTTTTACAGTGCATCCCTTCCTAGGAAGTCTCATTAAAACACTCACTCTTTCTAGGGGTGATTTTGAATGCTgcacagggaagggaaggaaataatAGTCTTAACTTTTCTTAAAGGATACCAGAAACATTGCTGGATATAATTTAAGATTAGTGTTTTCTCTTTCATAGAAAGAACGTACATACTGGGACATGAGTACAGTTACAGCAAGTCTAGGTGTGCTAACAAAACAGGGCACATTCAAGTACAATAAGATTTtgcttgaaattaaaaacaaactacaTGAGATTAAAGCATTAAAATCATATTTCTCAATCTgaatacatgttaaaaaaaaaatcaaaataaacgcAGAAGTGCTAGCTCACATTTTTACCATATTACAAAAGCAATTGGTACCCACGTCCATAAAAGCAGCAACAAAGCTGCTTGTCTATTGAAGAGTAGTACTACTGCAAGTTGGACTGCATTCAATGCTAGTTGTAAAAACACCAgctttttttttcagaagttgGTATCTGTACAAAATTGAAGCTTATTTTCTTCACTTCTGTCCCTTCAAAAGTCTTTACACAGTAATGCTAAAACACCCAGCTTTGAGATCCTGAGTCAATATATTGCCACTTTCTTTTTGGTAGCTTGAGCTTCATAGTGTCAACTGACCTTGTGTATCCATTTTTAATACAGTCTCTTCCTGTAGCATgggcaaatattttaaatcttcaaaaaaaaaaaaaaaaaaaccaaaacgttTTAAGTTATGATGTTAGAATGGCAGGACTTTTTCTTTAGGGAAGGTATTCAGTTGTGCTGCAATGTATTAGATTCTATAGGTGGAGCAGAGTCATATAGTGTATCTGTATCATGTGTAGGCTCACCAGCTAACGTACAAGGATTAGACAGtgttccagcaccacagtcacagaaaaacctaaaacaaaatatgaaaaccCAAAGATTAGGAAAGTGAGGAGAGGAAAACAATTGAGTAATACAGCAAGTGTGCTACATACATACCTATCATGTCTAATAAATTCTACGTCATGTCCCTGATGGCACTTCTTAATGCAGTTCACACATATGGCGTTTCGATCTGTGGTGTTACAAGTGTGACATCTACAAAACAAAAGCTTACATTATTTTCCTCGATCATCTTATTTATTCAGAATACTGCAATCTGTTATATATTACCCTATGACCTTTGGCTTTTAAGACGACCAAATTTTTTTTTGTGGTTCTAGTCTAGTTCTGAAAAGAGACTTCAATGGAATATAGCATTTTCCTATTTTGTGTCTCCCAAGGAAAACAAGTAGCTACCTTTATTGAATCAATATGGGGGAGAGAGGAATTAAAACCACTCATGTTAGCTAGGATATAAGGAATACTTAATGACAGTCtaggaaaacaatataaatgttttacattttcagTGGTATCTATAGTTAGTACAGTACCTCATTTTCCCACATTTTATGGTCTCAAACACAGGATCCTCCAAGAAGACCGATCACAACTTAATGTGGACAGCTAATAATTTTCAGTTACATTCTATTAGCAAATACCCAGTTTACTTTCTTTTAGCTCATATACTTAAGGGAAAGCTAAAAATGTTGAGTTCTTGTCAGTTAAGGAGAGAAAACCTTGGTACCTCTCCTTTTTTAAgacaaataactgagaaatatACCTGTAGAAATCATGCATGGGATAGCTGGTATAacttgatattttatataaacactGGCCTCTACTAACAGCCTTTTCTATGGCGTCTTGATTGTTCATTATTTTGTTAtctgtaataaaagaaaaaagtaatattgTATAGTATGAAGACGTAAGATAGAGTTTAAGAGCTTTAAAAGAGGCTAAtcaatgaagtaaaaaaaaaaaactggctagGGATAGAAATGAGTTTTCCTTGTATAAGGTACTCCCAACTATTGAGAATAAGTTGAAACAAAACTCTTTCAGAATACATCTCTTGAGTTGCTGGTTAACTACTGTACAGTGACAGAAGGAATTAAATTATTGGATAGCAATGACTTCTGATTATCTTCTCATGGCATATTTAGTGTACTTATAGGCAGAACACAAGATTCCAACATACCTTTCATTGTCACATTAACACCAGATGCTAAAAATAAGCCTCCAAATCGGTTGTTAAAAATTTGATTGCCTTCTAGTGTTGCAGTTGCATGATTTGTGATTTCAATACCTGaagcaaaatttacaaacagcagATGCATCACTTTATATAGTTTCTTAAAAGAAACCTGAAATATAGCAAATGTAGTAAAATAGTTCTTTTATATAAAAAGTATGTTAAATGTAGTAAACTGTGTATCAGTTCCTAACATCTAAAAAAGAGAAGCTTATTTGAATCACTTAGTTCTCTACCCCTGCTAAGGAAGGAATAATACAGATGGTTCATACTCTACTTTATTGataatgacattattttaaaatttctctccaACTAAGAAGATAGGACCCAGAAATATGTGTAGGAAGGAGCTAGATGGTTATTTGGAATTAAAGAGAAATTGTCTTTACTGGCAAAACGTTGAAATATATGCATAATACTTGAATTTTACTTaccaatatctttaaaaaaacattatttgtgAGGCCAGAGGGCTTGCATTTTATCTTTATTCCTAATGGTAGCCAGTAGTTACTCTATCCAATTAATGATTCTTAATTACTACTGAACTACAAGAACAATATTGTAAGTTTGGCTTAGAGTAGAAGAATCCAAAACTTGGGACTGTGTGagctcagtcactaaatcatgtccaactctgcaacctcatggactgaatcCAAAACTTGGATTAGGTGCTCTTAAAAGCAATTGTAAACAAGCATTCGGCCAACTTCCACAGCACACTGCACACCTTTAGTTATTAAGCAATGATATACCAAGAATCAATTTAATGTACAGCAAACAAGCTACAGGTAACAAAATACAAACCTGCAGCAAATCCATCAAATATTCTGTTTTTCCTCAAGACTGGATGACTATTAGTGCTGATTAGAACACCTGCTTGAGCATTCctgaaaatatcattttcttcAAGGAGACCTATAATGAAATATTTCCCCAGGTTAGGGCTAATCCACATAGCAAATTTTACTGTCTTTTTGGTGgtatttaggttttcttttagtttcttaTTAACTGGACTATAAAATTCATAGGACTAGTTTTTCAACTGAAAGTTTGTTTAGTAATTCACAAATACTTAAAGTAGAatttaaacaataattttaaaattagcagATAACCATTCTAACCAATAAACTGGAAGTCCCATGGTTGCAAGGATCATGTATAGcttaccactgcatcaccagtGCCCAGGCACAAGGCATAAAGCTGATTCTTACTCAACACTGCTGAATTAATTCCTTTGAAGTATTTTAGGATCTTTGCATTCTCCATGCTTTAGATTCAAGCCCCAATTCTTTCTAGCCACTATCAGCATTCCTTGATCAGTTTTCTTTACTTTGGTCTCTATTCTGCTATTGTTTTCCCAAGTTTCCTACAACTCTATCATATCCCTTTATCAATATAAAAAACTTacagaataaagtttaaaatttaacttGCTGTTTACAGTCTTTCAAAATATTCCCCCAACCTACCCCTCTTGTTTCACTACATTACTTACACTTTGTAATGTGTaagtaataaaaaatgtaaaagtaataaaagtaaaaaagtaaagtaataaaaatgctaTACATTTTTATCTCTTGCCTTTGATTTATATTATTTCCTCTTTCTGCAGTGTCATAGTCTTTCTTCTTAATGTCACTTCCTCTGGGAGGTTTTTGGTTTTCCTCTATCAAATTAATTATTCTCTCTTCTGGGATGATAACAGTGATTAAGAGTAGACTGAGGAATCAGACTTCATGCCTTCAAATACTGACTTAGCCACTTCCAAACTCTGGGCAAATTACTTCTCTTTATTTCAATTTCCTTATCAGTAAAATAGGCATAATAGTACCTACCACAATAGGGTTATTACGAGGAttagttaatacatgtaaaagtACACAGTACTAAATAAGTATTAACATGACTCCTATAAAACCTACTTATGTACACTGAATCATATTTAGTTATGTACTAGCGTTTCTCTGCTCCCTAAAGACATgaaatgcttttatttctgtaCACATCTGATCTGTCTGTAATTGTTAAGTATTAACCTGTAAATTCCTTTTCTCCTAGAAAAGACTACTCCAAGTGcctgagtgcatgcatgctaagtcacttcagttgtgtccaactctttgtgaccccacggactgtagcccaccaggcccctctgtccatgggattctccaggcaagaatactggagtgggttgccatgccctcctccaggggatcttctcgacccatgTATCAAACACGTGTCTCCTTGACTcgtgcactgcaggtagattctttatacCACTAAGCCACAGGAGAAGCCTGACTATTCCAAGATCCTACCTCTAATCTTGCAGATGTCCACTATAGGCTCCTCAAGTACTATTGCTAAGGTCTAGTCCAAACTACTGCGTACATACAAAGCCTTTTCATTATActgcatatataaaaataaaacctttaacgATTTGGGCCCTGGCCCTGTTCCAGCCTCAACTTTCAGATCTCTTGCCTTACTAAACCACTGTTTCCTTTTAGACTGTAGCTTACCACGTGCCACTCCATTAGACCATAAACTTTCTGGATGTAGTACTGTTTTATATTCACCATTTTATCTTCAGTATCTGTATCACAGTGTTAGGCACAGGTATGTTCAATTAATAAGTATGCtactggtaagtcgcttcagttgtgtccgactctgtgcgaccccagagacggctgcccatcaggctcccccgtccctgggattctccaggcaagaatactggagtgggttcccatttccttctccaatgcatgagagtgaaaagtaaaagtgaagtcactcagtcgtgtccgactcctgaccccatggactgcagcccaccaggctcctccgtccatgggatttgccaggcaagagtactgagtggggtgccattgccctctccaaatTAGTAAGTATATACTAGAACAAATGAAAGAGTGAAATAATTACTTTCTATACCAGAATGGGCTTCAAACCCCTACCCCTCATCTTACCAGTAAATACTCATTTTTTCAAGACACAGTTCAAGAGTGCTTTTACTCCAGAACCTTTTCCAACACCTTACAAATAAAACCAACAATTCTGTACTGTGTTTCCTCATTGTATCTAATAAAGAATCCTATCAGAGGATTACATCATTTACTGAACTACTAGATTATAAGCTTCTTGAGAGTCTTTATCATTGATGGAATCATGCTGCTTGGTGGTAGCAGTAAATTTTGTTGATTAAGTCTTGTTATGTTAGAGTAATTACTAGCTAATCTTCTATACAAGGTATGTATGATGTTGGGTTACTGATATTTCAGGAATGGTGATAATCTGCATTCGATAGTCTCTGAACAAAATGAACTGGCAAGAGGCAGGGACTGTAAGCTTTTGCCTCAATGCAAAGTTGATTTGACATTTATGGATACCAAACTGAGCACATCTTGGCTTCAATAATTCAATTCTCCAACAAAGATGGTTGTGAACAGGTACAAATAAGCAATACTTACTGACTAcagacatttttatatatttacagatCAATTAATTTTTCACATCTAGTTCTATAACttgactttaaaatttattataatcATATCACTATTCTGGataataaaaagcccagagaggGGGTGTAAACAAATTCTGCTACCTTAAAAAAGCCTTACAAAAAAAGCCTTAAAAAAGCGGCACAAAGTAGCTATAACAGGAGAAGGAAAATTCTGCAAACATGTCTCCTTTAACTCTAGGCACTAACCTCCTAAGCCATCTCAAGATTTAATAAGAACGACCGTGATTCCTTCACAATGACATTAACTGGCAATGTCACTGATCATTAAAGATATGGAAGAATAATGGAAAACTGGGTTTTTAACTAATGCAAACTTAACAACAATACCTCGACCCCCATTAAATATACAGATGCCACCATCTCTTCCATCatggattttatttcttcttagtgTAGGATTACTATCTGTCTTAATCCAGACTCCAGCCATTGCATTGTCAAATATTTCATTGTCTTCTATACAGCCTAGACctataaatggaaaattttaggTTATGTTATTTAGAAAGTATATTTCTAAAGACaatatcactgaaaaaaaaaaaaaaaaggtaaaagattAAACATACCAGAATTATAAACTAGaattccaccattctgtcctccccAGATTTTGTTGCGCCTAATTTTGGGGTTGCTTCCAGTCCTATGGATAGAATAGAAAGTAATGCCATCTCATTGCTTCTGCTCCCACATCCCATGTTAACAGTAAGAAAACCCACAATAATCACTTTAAGAATTAACAACATAATTAAACATCACCTTCAAGATACTCTGAGAAGTCTGTCAGTGAGGAAACGGGCTTAATTTTGCGTAATTCTATCTTCCCACCGAACAGACTTAGCTATAGATTATTACTACAGAGTCTCCTAATACGTAAACTAAACTGAGGATGTTAGATTAAgtaacatttattattatatgctcccctcatatgtaaaataaaatatgatcagGACTACTGCAATTCCAAAAACTGGTAAAATACAAGAAAGAAGGATTTAAAGCCTAATAATTTTGCAGAATGAGCATAAAAACAGAAGCTCCCATTTAATAAGTACCTATGACATGTAGGTACCTTACAAGTATTTTTACATAGCTTTCCACTCTCCAATATGATAGAGTACACTGATAGCTGATAAGGACTGTCACACCAGATGACACAACAGTGGAAATGAGCTCTTACGGCATATGTGCCATTCAGCCAAAACTTACACACAATTTAAGCCAAGAGTATGAACACACATACAAAAGGAGGAATAAAAATTGAGCATTTAATAACTAGGTAATTTTTTCTATTTACCCTACACACTCACAATTCCCTCCCCGAAGAAAGCCAAATGTGAAAACATTTACCTTATCTGAACCCCTGAATACATATGATTATAAATATCATTGTCCTCTAGTACTCCATGTCCATTGTCATAAAAATAAACACCAACCTAAaattaataaagatttttttcaaattaaaaaatgtgtttataaaacaataatttcCCATACTAAGTCAAACATAACCTTACCTGCTTGCCACTATGTATCCTGTTTCTTCTCAGTACTGGAGTGCTGCCAGTTGTCACCCAGACTCCGGCCAGAGTATTACTATAGACTTCATTCTCTTCTATTACGCCTTGTCCTTTCTCATGCTAAATAAAAGTTATTGACTATAATAGGTATCTTGTATAAGCCAAGTAATTTACAGTATAGTCTACCTTTTGAGACAaattatgaccaaaaaaaaaaaaaaagagctaactGGTAACATTCTCTTACCTAGTCTTTACCTGAGTTTAAGCTCAAAGGTTTTATACTGTCCtttgtgtatttttgtatttttaaatctattatgGTAAGAATAGTAGCACTGGATTTTCTTATCTCATTCTAAGATATAAAACAAACCAAAGTTCTCTCACTTAGGAAGTTAATAATTATTTCAACCTATCACTGGTTCAAAACAAGGTTCAAGttactaacatttttatttttagtagaaGATTTAAGACATGAACATTTCTAGAACTaggaataaaaattagactcacACCTGGCATCACACAAGGACCTTTCTGAAATTCTCTACATTTTCTTACTCTAATAACAGTGTCAGATACTATGATGACAGAAGACACAGGACGAATACACTAATacataggtttttaaattttgtaagatGCTTAATTATGTTTCAACATCATGTCAAATGTCTGGCTTTTTCAGAAGATAAAAATATTCAAGTCTAGTATTACTAATACTCAGTGATATTATGATTTTAATTAATAGTTTTGGAAAATCTCAGAGACTCATACAGTAATCACACTGGCCAAATTCTAGTGTAACAAATATAACTCAGACTACCAACCATTTGTTGTATGCATTCAGCCCATACTGCCATTATAATtagatatttcaataaaaaggtGTATCTCCTATGCTTAAATTTAGTCAGTTGACAAAATTATAGAGCACTACACACAAAATATTACATCATTCATACactgggagagagaaaaagttgaataTGGCCTACTTACAGGTAGACATAATTttgtactttctttcttttctacccCGACTTTAATTCATGAAGTTCTAGAACTGTATGTATTAACTTACCACATAAATTCCACCATGCTGGCCATCATGAATTTTGTTATGTCGAACAATTGGACAACTGTTTGTCCTAATCTGAATTCCTGCTAATGCAttgcctatttaaaaataaaagttacaatATCAACATATGGAGCCTAATGGAACATAGTAAGAGCGCAATTCTGTGAAATATGTCATATTCAGAAAGACACTTATGATCCATGAACATTTCAGAACAAAACTAAGGGAACTAGGAGTGTAAGAAGATGCAGAAGGATTGCAGGCAGTCTAAGAATAGTGGTTACGACCAGAGATGCTGGAGCCAGGCTGTTAAGTTTTGACTCCCAGGAATTTGAGGCTGTTAAGTTTTGACTCCCAGGAATTTGACTTATTTCCTATGTGACTTTGATTAAGCTGCTTAAACCTCTTTGTACCTTTGTTTCCTGACCAGTAAGTGGGGGATATTTAATAGTGCCTACTTCACAGGGTTGATGTAAATATTATATGACTTAATTCAAGTAAGGTACTCAAAAAAGTACCTAGCAATCAGTAAAATTATGTGTATTATCCAGTAAGTATTAGCAAAAGAGGACACCCAGGAACATATCAGTGTCTAGCACACAGATACCTAATAATTGTTTGCTGAATTAATACCTCAAAAGTTTTAATGAGGAGTATTTTCCCTTTCTAATTAGTACCAAAGTGTATTAAACTACCACAGAAATTGCTAAACAATGGAGTGAATTGAGGGAACTGCAGATACTCTGTGAGAATAGggtcttagttttattttcatcccTAGTATGTAGAACAGTGCCTAATACATCgtagatactcagtaaatgtttgttaagtGAATAAATGTCACAGAATAATCTTTATTGAGAATTTAAAGAACCTAGATCAGTTCTCCTATTCAGAAGGTTTCAAAATGGTCCATTTACTAATGACAGGAACACAGGCCAGGTTCTAAAATTTTATAGAACAAAATACATTTACCATAAATGTCATTTCCTTCAATAAGGCCTCGTCCATCACCGAAGATGTAAACTCCACCTTGATTTCCATTAAATATAGAATTCCCCCTGTAATCATGTGGGgaaataaaaaacacacaaaagaatCTATTCAGAAAAGCTTGCTTGTTTTATTAAAAGCCCAGCCATGTTCACGTGAccttagaaaattatttaacttctacgagCCTCAGCTTCCTAATTTATGAAATGAGAAACTAGATGATTTCCTTTTAATTCTAAGACTTAAAGCTTTGGAAAAGCCATCTAGTATTTGAGatgctggcaccccactccagctttcttgtctggagaatcccatggacggaggagcctggtgggttacagtccatggggtcgctcagagtcagacatgactgagcgacttcactttcacgcactggagaaggaaatggcaacccactccagtgttcttgcctggagaatcccagggacaggggagcctggtgggctgccgtctgtggggtccacagagttgggcacgactgaagtgacttagcagcagcagtagcagcattcttAGAAATTCCCCTCAAAAGTGCTAATTCAGGGAACTCCcagacagtccagtggttaggacactaCACTTCCACTTCAGAGGGCCCAGGtctgatctctggtcagagaactaggatcccacaagaaGCGAGGTCAAAGGAAACAATAACACAACTTATTAAAATTTACAAAAGAGGAGCTAATCCATTTAAAAGAACTTTTCTTAGCTCATCTACAAGCATTTGTTGAATAGTAATTAAGATGGAAATCACACAATCAACTTTCATAAAGCCAGTGGAAAACAATTTTACAGAAATAATTCATGGTCATTGATTTCATTATCATAGCTCTGTTTTACAAGTCTTAGCCAATGCCTGTAAGACTGGATCTGTggattcccctggtggtccagtggttaaaaatccacctcccaatgcaggggacattgtAAGATTCCACAAgcagtggggcaactaagcccctgtgccacaagtactgagcccacgctctagagcttgtgctctgaaacaagaggagccactgtaacgagaagcccacacactgcaactagagaggagactCCACTCTCTgccactagagaaagtccacgtacaccaacaaagacccagcagagccaaaaataaaatacataataataaaaaagactgGATCTGTTTGTTTCCTTGCTGTGGCCAGAGGGAGTGTCAGGAACTGACAGCTTAAAGTTTTGACTCTTTTGTTATTCTTGGTCTCTTTGTCCAAATATCTTAAGAGATAATTAATAACCTAACTATCTGatctcagaaagaaaaaggacaagACAGATCATTCAGATTCCAAGAGAAGATCACAGCCCTATTTACTCATCTATAATGAAGTTTgatgaatttaaaatgaaaaccacagcaTTTGcaatttttcataaaaaatagAGGTTACATGGATGAGATcactaataaaaaacaaaacaccgcAAAATAAATGCAATAGCTATGTTCATTCAGATGCACAGACTTTTATTAGGTAAATCTATCTTATAGTAATCAGGTGTCTAGGAAAAATAGAGTTAAAGCTAAGTATCTTAACTCTTTTTATAACATAAAACATAAAGTGAAAATATAATTCTCTTCCATAATTATATAGAAATACCTTATTGTTGGGTCACTATTTGAGGTAATCCATACACCTGCAAAGTTGTTTGCATAGATTTTATTCTCTATGAATTGTCCTCTTCCTTTTTCATGAACATATATTCCCCCAGTCTGCCCATGATGAATTTCACATCGAACCACTGTGGGGTTAGCATAAGCCTTTACTTCAAAGCCTGCTATCCGGTTTCTGTGTATGTTGCAGCTTTCAAAGTAACcctggaaaatacagaaattaagCCTGAAGGTAAGGCTACTTTCCAAAaagaaatgacattaaaaaaccTTTTAAATGTATACCTCCAAATTAAGTATTAGAAACATTCAAGAGTTAAGAATGAAACAGAGACAGATATatactaaatttaaaattataaacatttaaatgttttaagcaTTT
Proteins encoded in this region:
- the FBXO11 gene encoding F-box only protein 11 isoform X3; this translates as MHLESSWTRDQICDDDVPADMVAEESGPGAQNSPYQLRRKTLLPKRTACPTKSSMEGASTSTTENFFGHRAKRARVSGKSQDLSAAPAEQYLQEKLPDEVVLKIFSYLLEQDLCRAACVCKRFSELANDPILWKRLYMEVFEYTRPMMHPEPGKFYQINPEEYEHPNPWKESFQQLYKGAHVKPGFAEHFYSNPARYKGRENMLYYDTIEDALGGVQEAHFDGLIFVHSGIYTDEWIYIESPITMIGAAPGKVADKVIIENTRDSTFVFMEGSEDAYVGYMTIRFNPDDKSAQHHNAHHCLEITVNCSPIIDHCIIRSTCTVGSAVCVSGQGACPTIKHCNISDCENVGLYITDHAQGIYEDNEISNNALAGIWVKNHGNPIIRRNHIHHGRDVGVFTFDHGMGYFESCNIHRNRIAGFEVKAYANPTVVRCEIHHGQTGGIYVHEKGRGQFIENKIYANNFAGVWITSNSDPTIRGNSIFNGNQGGVYIFGDGRGLIEGNDIYGNALAGIQIRTNSCPIVRHNKIHDGQHGGIYVHEKGQGVIEENEVYSNTLAGVWVTTGSTPVLRRNRIHSGKQVGVYFYDNGHGVLEDNDIYNHMYSGVQIRTGSNPKIRRNKIWGGQNGGILVYNSGLGCIEDNEIFDNAMAGVWIKTDSNPTLRRNKIHDGRDGGICIFNGGRGLLEENDIFRNAQAGVLISTNSHPVLRKNRIFDGFAAGIEITNHATATLEGNQIFNNRFGGLFLASGVNVTMKDNKIMNNQDAIEKAVSRGQCLYKISSYTSYPMHDFYRCHTCNTTDRNAICVNCIKKCHQGHDVEFIRHDRFFCDCGAGTLSNPCTLAGEPTHDTDTLYDSAPPIESNTLQHN